The Hymenobacter oligotrophus genome segment GCCTGGGCGGCGGCACGCTCAGCGCTATGGACTACAAGCTGGCCCGCAAAGAGGTGTACGTGAGCTCCTCCAACCTGGCAGCGGCGTTTCAGCGCATGCTCTCGGAGCCCAAGCACAAGCAGCGCCACGAGGCCGAGGTGCACCAGTTTGTGGTGCTCAACCTCATTCTGTCGTCGAACATTGCCACGCTGGCATCGGCGGCTCGCGCTAATGCCTTGCCGGCCGTGCCGCCCGAAGCCGCAAAACCCCTGCGGCAGTCGTTGGCCCTGCTTGCCGAGAGCCTGCGCAAAGTCAGCCCCGACACCGCACTGCCCGAGCTGCCGCCGCTCCCAAGCGCCGCCCTAGGTGCCGAAGCCAAACTGGCGCCGACAGCCGAGGAAAAGCTGTTGCTGGAGCAGCTGGATTTCGTGCAGAAAGTAAGCGCCGACATCCGGAAAGTAACCGATGCGGTAGCGGCCTAGGTGCGCTAGCGGTAGTATTCGTACTGGTAGCGGAAGAGCGTGAGACGAGGTGCCCACGAGGTAACTAGCATGCTGCTAGGTGGCAGGTACCTAGGCAGCGGCGCGCAAAAAAGCCCCGCTGCGCAGCTTTCGAAAAAGCCAGGCAGCGGGGCTTACTTACCCATGCTGGTGCGGCGGCTTACAGCTTCAGACCCACCGAGGCAAACCACGTGCGGCCGTCGGCCGGCAACAGGCCAGGACCGGGGTAGCCGCCCGCCCGCCGCGTGAAATAGTACTTGTTGAACACGTTATTGACGCCGGCGCGCAGCGTAAAGCGCTTGGCAAACCGGTACGTGGCCGAGGCATCGGTAACGGAGTAGCCCGGCACGCGGCCGGTGGTAGCGGCCGCGTTGGGCGCCACGGTATTGTTGGCATCGGCAAACACCTCCGACACGCGCGTGAGCTGGGCCGTGGCCGAGAAGCCGCGGTGCGCAAACGTGCCCCCAAACCGGTGCGTGTACTTGGGCGCGTATTCCACGCGGTTGTTTTGCAGGTCGCCCTCCTGAATGCCGCCGCTCACGAGCGTGGCGGTGCGCAGTTGGGTGTAGCGCGCGTCAACCAGCGCCGAGGAGGCGTACACATCGAAGTGCGGCAAGGATTGGTCGCCGGTTAGGGCATGAATCACGTCCAGCTCCACGTAGGCCTCCAAGCCCTTGTGCACGCTGGTGCCAATGTTGGTCCGGAACTGCTGGGTTTGGCCCGCCGTGCCGCCGGGCACCGCGCGCCGCAGCGTGCCGATGCGGTCGTCGTAGCGCAGCCAGAAAGCGTCCACGTCGAAGGTGAGCACGTTGGCCCACGAGCCGCGGTAGCCCACCTCGGCGTTGAAACCGTTGGAGTCGCGCAGGTTCGGGTCGATTACGTCGGAGGTGGCGGGCGGGGTCAGGTCGCCGAAAGTTACGGGGCGGAAAGCGCGCGAGTAGTTGGCGTACAGGCTGGTTTGCTCGGTTACGCGGTACTCGGTGCCGGCGCCGTAGAGCAGCACTTGGCGGCGCGAGTTTTGGCTGATGCGGTTTTCGGAGCCGTCGGCGTTCAGGCTCAGGTAGCCACGGCCTTCGTTGTCGATAACCTCTAGGCGCAGGCCCGGCGTAAAGGTGAGGCGCGAACCCATGCGGAAGATGTTTTCGGCGAAGGCGGCGTAGTTGCGCGTGCGGAAGTGCAGCTTACGGCCGAAGCGCGGCGCCTGCAAATCGAGGTTAAAGTCGGCGTTCGTATCGCCGCGGCCTTGCTGCTGGCGGCGCAGGTTGGCCCCGAAGGCGCGCACGCCCACGGCCAGCGTGTGCTGCTGGCCCAGCAGGCCGTAGTCGGTTAGCAGGCGCAGCTCCGAGCCCAGGTTGCGGTACCGGTCGCGGTCGATTTGGCGGTTGGCGCGCAGGCCGGTAGTCGGGTTGGCGGCGTCGGCTACGTTCACGGCCCCGGTAAAGCCAATCGAGTTACGCTCGCCCAGCAGGCCAAACGTTTTCAGGCTCAGGCGCGTGCGGTCCGAAAACTGGTAGTCGGCCGTGAAGGCCGGCACCGTCCAGGGCGTGCTAAACCAGTTGCGGTTGCGGCTGCTGCTGCGCAGCTCGCCGCGGTTGAACTGCTCGTCGGTGAGGCCACCGGGTTGCTGAATCACATAGCCGAGGTGGCTGATTTCGGCCCCAAGACGCAGCTTGCTGGTGGCCTGAAACTGCACGTTGGCGTGGGCATTGCGCACGTTGAACTCGGAGTTATCGCGCCAGGCGCCGCCCAGGCGCTGCTGAAAGTAGCCGTAGTAATTTACTTTGCCCACGGTGCCGCCCAGCGAATTGAAGGAGCTCACGAGGCCGTTGTTGCCCACCGTGTTGTTGGTTTCAAACTGAAACTTTTTGTCGCGCGGGCCGCGCTTCAACTCGTAGTTCAGCAAGCCGCCAAACTGCGGGCCGTACTGCAGCGAGCCGCCGCCCCGGATAATCTGAATGCGCTCCACGGCCTCCAGCGGCGGGTTGTAGTACGCCTCGGGGTAGCCAAACGGGTCGGAGCTGATGTCCATGCCGTTCTGGCGGGTGTTGAACTCCCACGAGCGGTTGGGCGAAAGGCCGCGCGTAGCCACGTTGATTTGCTGGCCCGAACCGTCGCTTTCCCACACCGTTACGCCCGGCACCTTGGCAAACACCTGGCGCGAGCTGTTCATTACAAGGTTCGCGTCGAGCTTATCGAGCTGAACGACCTCGTTTTTCTTGCCGGCCGTGAGCGTGGTGCCGTCGACTTCCGGCGCGAAGGACGTGGCCTTGGCTGTTACCGTAACGCCGGCCAGCTCGCGCACGCTCTCCTCGATGGTAAGCTGCAACGAATGAGCCTTGCCGTTTTCCAGCGTGAGGGTTTGCGTAATGGGATTAATGCTGAGGCCCGTAACGGTAACTGTGGCTTCGCCGGCGGGCAAACCGTAGAGGCGGAATGCGCCGCGGGCATCGGTAACGGTGCTGCGGTTGAGCACGCTCACCAACGCGCCCTCCACGGGCTGGCCACTGCGGTCGAGCACGGTGCCGGTGATGGAGGCGCCCCGCTCGGGTGTGGTGCCAGGCGTTTCGGAAAGCGAGTTGAGAGAAGAAGCCGGAGTGGCCAAAGCTGGCGTGGCCGCGGCCAGCAAGCAAGAAAGCAAAAGCGGATTGGTTGGCATATAGAGCGGAAAAGCGGCACCGATGTGCGCCAGCGAATTCGGCTGCAAAATTAATTGGAACAATTCCAAATAGTAAAGAAGATTAGAAATAATCTAAATTATTCATCTAGGCCATAACATTCCGGGCAGCTAAGCAGTTGCCGATGCCGCCGCTCGGAGCCGCCTTGCTGCCGCCCTAGGTGTCCGGGACTCGGCATGGTACAAGGCACCTAGCCGCTTACCTTGCGCCCATGTCCGATTTTCGCCTGCAGGTATTTGAGGCAGTGGCCCGCCACCTCAGCTTTACCAAGGCTGCGCAAGAGCTGTTCGTCACGCAGCCGGCCGTCACCAAGCACATCCGGGAGCTGGAGCGCAGCTACGACCAACGCTTGTTTGAGCGGCGCGGCAACCGCGTGAGCCTTACCGATGCCGGCCAATTGCTGCTGCGCTACGCCACCCACGTGAGCGAGCTGCACCACCAGCTGGCCGAGCAGCTGCACACCCTGCACGATACCACCGCCGGCCGCCTGCGCCTAGGGGCCAGCTCTACGCTGGCGCAGTACGTGATTCCGGCGGTGTTGCCCGGTTTTCAGGCCCGGTACCCGCGCGTCGAGCTTACCATGCACATCGGCAACTCCGAGCAAATTGCCGATGCCTTGTTGCGCAGCCAAATCGACCTAGGGTTTGTGGAAGGCCAGGTAAAAAACCGCGACCTGCACTACGAACTGTTGCTCCATGATGAGCTGGTAGCCGTGCGCCGCGCCGCGGGTGGCCCAACGCCTGTCACGCCGCTTACCCTGGGCGAAGTGCTGGAACACCCGTTGGTGCTGCGCGAGCGGGGCTCGGGCACGCTCGAGGTGCTGGAGTTTGCTTTGCGGGCGCAGGGAATTCGGTTGGCGCAGTGCCGCGCTGCCATTTACCTCGACAATACCGAGGGCATTAAATCTTACCTAGGGGCGGCGCCGGAGTGCATCGGGTTCGTGTCGGTGCGGGCCATTAGCAAAGAGGTAGCGGCGGGCCAGCTCGAGGTAGTGCCCGTGGCGGGCTTGCATTTGTCGCGCCATTTCGAGGCCGTGTGGGTGCAGGGACAGCCGCTGATCAAAGCCGCGCAGCGGTTTCTGAGCTATGCCCACCAAGAGCTCGGCACGACTGCCGATAACTTTAAGTAATTGCTGATAAATATTAGTGATAACCTCGCGGCAGGGGAGTAGCGTAATTTTGTAAGTACGCTCCCTTCCCTACCCGCCCGTGAAACTCTCCCCGCCCGCCGCCCACCTGCCCGCGGCCCCAGCCGACGAAGACTGTAGAAACCACCTAGGCTTTTGGCAGCGGCCGCTGCGTTTCGGGCAGCGCGTTGTTACGCCTCAGCAATTGCTGTTTGGGCTGGCTTTGTTGCTATGCCTCAGTCCGCTGGGTTCGGCGCCGCTGGCGCTGGCCCTAGGTTTGGGGGTGGCCTTGCTCGCGGGCAACCCCTTTCCGGCGCACACCAAGCGCTACACCAGCCAGTTGTTGCAATGGTCGGTGGTGGGTTTGGGGTTTGGCATGAACGCCGAGGCCGCCTGGCGGGCCGGGCAGGAGGGGCTGCTGTTCACGGTGGTATCCATCCTGAGCACTTTGGTACTCGGCTACCTGGTGGGCCGCTGGCTAGGCATTGCCCGCAATACCTCGCACCTCATTGCCAGCGGCACAGCCATTTGCGGCGGCAGCGCCATAGCCGCGGTAGGCCCCGTGGTACAAGCCTCCGACGAAGAAATGTCGGTAGCGCTGGGTACGGTGTTCGTGCTCAATGCCATTGCGCTGTTTGCTTTTCCGCTCATCGGCGAGGCCCTGCACCTTTCGCAGCATCAGTTTGGCCTGTGGGCCGCCATTGCCATTCACGACACCAGCTCGGTGGTGGGTGCCGCCAGCCACTACGGCGACGAGGCCCTGCAAGTAGCCACCACCGTAAAGCTGGCCCGGGCCCTCTGGATTATTCCGGTCGCCCTGGGTACCGCAGCCCTCTTTCGTAGCCGCGGTGCCCGCGTAAAGCCGCCGTACTTCATCCTGGGGTTTGTGGGCGCCATGCTGCTGGCCACCTATGTGCCGGCGCTGCAGCCCTTTGCCCAAGTGCTGGTCAAGCTCGCGAAAGTGGGGCTCACGCTCACGCTGTTTCTCATCGGGGCGGGCTTGTCGAGGCAAGTGCTGAAGGCCGTTGGGCCCCGGCCCTTTCTGCAAGGCGTGGTGTTGTGGTTGGTTATTTCGGGTGCCTCGTTGTGGCTCATTGTGCACACCGTAAGCTAGCCGACCTAGGGCCCCGGCAGCCGCGGGCCAAGGACCTGGCGGGCCCGACGGACTTTTTCGGGCGGATCGGGTGTTCCAGCCGATAACCACCGCGCCCGGGTTCATCCCCGAAGCCGTACCTTCGCCGGCCCGTTTCGCTGCACGCCCCGATCAGCGGAATCAGTGAAATCCGACGCAAACCAGCGATTCATGAAGCTGCCCGCATTCAAAGACCTCATCATTTACGAAGACGATAACTACCTCGTCATCAACAAGCCGCCGTTCTTGGCCACGCTCGACGAGCGCCTGGGCACGGCAACCAACATTCTGCGCCTTGCCCGCGAGCACTACGACGACGTGCAAGCTTGCCACCGCCTCGATAAGGAAACCTCCGGCGCCTTGGCCTTGGCTAAAAACCCCGCTGCCTACCGCCACCTCGCCATGCAGTTCGAAGACCGCGAGGTAAAAAAGGTGTACCACGCCGTTAGCTGGGGCGTGCACCACTACGAGGGGCTGCGCGTGGAGCGCAACATCGAAACCACTACCAAAGGCAAAGCACGGCTGGCTGTAACCGGGAAGCCCGCCGAAACGCTGGTGCGCACCCTCGAAACCTACACCAAGCACACCCTGTTCGAATGCCTGCCCGTAACCGGCCGCATGCACCAGATTCGCCTGCACCTCATGTACTTGGAGGCGCCCATCGTGGGCGACAAAATGTACGGCGGCGAGGATTTCTACTTGTCGTCGCTCAAGCGCAAATTCAACATGAAGCAGGGCGAAGAGGAGCAACCGTTTATCAAGCGCTTTGCCTTGCACGCCCGCCAGCTCAGCTTTAGCGGCCTCGAGGGCGAAACCATAAGCGTGGAGGCCGATTACCCGAAGGACTTTCGGGTGCTGGTAGATAACCTGCGGCAGTACAGCTAACAGCGCGGTGTTGTGCGCCTCTTGTAATCCGTCCCGCCGGAACGATTGGGAATTGCCCTCGATGGCGCGGATCTGCAGCGTCCGTGTTACGAGTTGCTCGTGGCTTTCCTTGCATTCCTTTTAGCCACCGCATTGCATATCAAGCAAAAAGCACTAATTTTGTGTCCGTTTTTCCCGGGCCAGTTGCGTTCAGCGGCTGATTCGGGACTGACTTGCAAATACTTACCCAACCCACAAGAAACTGATCCATGGATCATCTGAGCTTTAAAACGCGCTCGGTAAACAAAGCCTCGGCCGAGAAGGCCTGGGTTATTGTTGACGCTAGCGCCGGCACGCTCGGGCGAGTTGCCAGCCAGATTGCAAACATTCTGCGCGGCAAGCACAAGCCCTCGTTTACGCCGAACGCCGACTGCGGCGACAACGTCATCGTCATCAACGCCGACAAGCTGCGCGTTACTGGCCGTAAGATGACCGACAAAATCTACCTCCGCCACACCGGTTACCCCGGCGGTCAGCGCAGCATCAACCTGCGCGACAAAATGGCGAAGAACTCGGCTTCGGTTATCGAGCACGCTGTGAAGGGCATGCTGCAGGGCAACCGCCTGGGCCGCGAGCAGTTCCGCAACCTGTTCGTGTACGCTGGTGCCGAGCACCCGCACGAGGCACAGCAGCCCACCGAGTACAAGCTCACCAACCTGTAAGAAACGACGTCGCCCTTGATCCATAAGGGCCGCGTTTTCATCGATTGATTGTTCAACTCATGGAAATCACCAACACTTCTGGTAGAAGAAAAACCTCGGTGGCTCGCGTGTATGTGCAAGCCGGGCAAGGGAATATCACTATCAACGACCGGGACGCGAAGTCTTACTTCAGCAACGAACTGCTGGAGGCTATCGTTAACCAGCCCTTCACCACGCTTGATGCCGTGGGTAAGTACGACGTGCGCGTAAACGTGCGCGGCGGAGGTATCAGCGCCCAGGCCGAAGCAATTCGCCTGGCTATTTCGAAGGCTTTGGTTGCCGAAAACGCCGAAGTTCGTCCTGCCCTCAAAAAGGAAGGCTTCCTGACGCGCGACCCCCGCATGGTGGAGCGCAAGAAGTACGGCAAGCGCAAGGCTCGTCGTTCGTTCCAGTTCTCGAAACGTTAATCTACCAGAAGAGCTCAAGTTATGGCATTGCCTACCTATAAAGATCTGCTGGATGCAGGTGCCCACTTTGGTCACCTCACCCGCAAGTGGGACCCGAAAATGGCGCCGTACATCTTCATGGAGAAGAACGGCATCCACATCATCGACCTGAACAAGACGCTGGCTTCGCTGGACCAGGCCTCTTCGGCCATCCGCAACATCGCTAAGTCGGGCCGCAAAATCATGTTCGTAGCCACGAAGAAGCAGGCTCAGGAAATCGTTTCGGACGAAGCGAAGCGCCTGAAAATGCCTTACGTGACCGACCGTTGGTTGGGTGGCATGCTCACCAACTTCGCGACCGTTCGTAAGTCGCTGAAGAAGATGAGCACCATCGACAAGATGGTGAAAGAGAACACCGCTTACGCTGCTATTGCTAAGCGCGAGCGTCTGATGCTGTCGCGTGAGCGCGAAAAGCTGGAGCGCGTACTGGGCGGCATCGCCGACCTGAGCCGCCTGCCCGCTGCTCTGTTCATCGTTGACGTGAAGCGCGAGCACATCGCCGTGAAAGAAGCTCAGAAACTGGGCATCCCGGTGTTTGCTATCTGCGACACCAACTCGAACCCCGAGCTGGTAGACTTCCCGATCCCCGCCAACGACGACGCCTCGAAGTCGGTACAGCTGATCATCAACACGATCGGCAAGGCTATCGAAGAAGGCCTGTCGGAGCGCAAGGTTGACAAGGAAGATGCCGACCGCAAGCAAGCCGAAGAAGAAGGCATCCAGGAGAAGCAGAACGCCGACGAATAGTCTGTTGAGAAGCTGAAAGTGAGAAGTCAGAAGCTAGAATCCGGCGGGTTGAATCAACTAGCGGGTTTTGCTTCTGGCTTCTTCTTGCTTCTAAGCCCCGTGGGCTTTCGCCCTTCATTCTAAACTCATTTCTAAGTTCTAAGCTCTGACAATGGCTATTACCGCCCAAGACGTGAACAAGCTGCGCGCTATGACTGGCGCTGGCATGATGGACTGCAAAAAGGCCCTGACCGAAGCCAACGGTGACTTCGAGCAAGCCAAAGACATCCTGCGCAAGCAGGGCCAGAAAATTGCTGACAAGCGTTCGGAGAACACGACGGCCGAAGGCCTCGTGTTGGCTAGCGTAAGCGAAGATGGCACCACCGGCAAACTGGTGGCGCTGGCTTGCGAAACCGAGCCCGTAGCTAAGGTTGCCGACTTCAAAGCCCTGGCCCAACTGGCCATCGACTCGGCGGTGAAGAGCAACGCTGCTACCAAAGAGGACCTGCTGGCTGCTACGCAGGAAGACGGCCGCTCGCTGCAGGAGCACATCACCGACCTGATGGGCAAAATCGGCGAGAAAATCGACGTGGTTGCTTACGAGTCGCTGACGGCTGAGAAAGTAGCTTCGTACATCCACTCCGATAACAAGAAGGGTGTACTGGTAGCCCTGAAGAACACCGGCGGTGTTGACGTAGCAGGTGTAGGCCGCGACGTAGCAATGCAAATTGTAGCCATGAAGCCCGTAGCCGTTGACAAAGACGGTGTTGACTCGGCTACCGTTGAGCGCGAAATCGAAATCGGCAAAGAGCAGGCGCGTGCCGAAGGCAAGCCCGAGGCTATGCTGGAGAAAATCGCCCAAGGCAAGCTGAACAAGTTCTACAAGGAGAACACCCTGCTGAACCAGGAGTTCGTGAAGGACAGCTCGGTAACCATCGCTCAGCTGCTCGACAAAACGTCGAAGGGCATGACCGTAACCGACTTCAAGCGCGTGGCTATTGGCGCTTAAGCCAACCGCACACTTGTAAAAAAGCCCGCTGGCACAATGCCAGCGGGCTTTTTGTCTTTCAGGCGCCAATTCGCCTAGGGCCGCAAAACCGCTTAGTGGGACTGCAGCCGCTGCCAGGCTTGCACCCGCGCTACGGCATTGCGGCGCACGCTCAGGTAATACAAGCCGTAGTCGACGATGTGGAAAGAGTGGCGCAGCTCGGCTCGGCCCGGCAGGTAGAAGCGCACGTACCCTTGGGGTTTGGGTGGGTGTACCCACAAAATGCCGTCGTGCACCTTGGCATCGGCAATGTTCGCGTCGATCCTGTCAAACGTGTAGGGCACGCTGCCGCGGTTGAGGCTGGACGGGGTGCGGGCGGTATCGGTGGTCCAGGTAAGCGGGTTTACGGCCGTGGCGCCGGCATACGGTGGGTACTCAATGCCCCATTCGGCGGCGTTCCAGCTCACGTAGCAGCCCGTCTGCAAGGAATCTTGGCACGGCCGAATAACCCGGTACGAGCTGGGTTGAACTTTAAGGCCTACCAAGTAAGCTGCCACAAGGCGCTTGCGCAGCTCGGGGTCGTTGTCGAAAAACTCGCGGAGCAGGCGCTGCGCGTGGTACGTGCCTTGGCTATGCCCCGCTAAGATAATGGGCCGCCCTTGATTGTAATGCTTGAGGTAGTAGTCGAAAGCCGCCTTCACATCGGCGTAAGCCAACGCCAGCGCCTGCTTGCCGTTGGCCGTGCTGTCGAAGAACGCATACAGAGCCGCCTGGCGGTAGCGGGGGGCGTACACCCGACCGGCGGCATTGAACACCGAGGCCTGCTTACGAATGCTGAACTGATCGGTAAAGCGGTTGAGCTGCGCGTCGCCTAGGTCGCCGTTCCAGGCTTTGGGCTGGATGAGCGTGGTCAGGTGCACGAAGAAAACATCGGCGGGGGCGGTAGCTTGCCCATCGCGCAGGCCGGAGTTGCGCGGCACGGCATCGGCCGAATCGCGTCGTGTAGGCAAGGCAGCCCAGTTGGCGGGCAGGCTGTAATCGGGGGCTACTGCCGGAGCACGCCGGGCGTATTCGCCCGGCGGCTTGATGACCTTGATGCAACCACCTAGGGCCGTTGCCAGCAAAAGCAGCCAAGCCCCCAAAAACCGGATCGAGCTGTTCACGCGGCTACTCTTGGGGCGGAGAGGTTTCGGTAGCGGCCGGCGTGGGTGCGGCATCCGTAAACGTGTTTTCCAGCAAACGCTCCTGGCGGAAGTACGTGAGCTTGCCGTTGCGGTCGAGGCGGGCCCGTACCTGCGCCACGGTTTGCTGGTACTGGTTGCGCGATTTGCGCAGCGAGCGGCCGCGTTCGTTGTACGTCACGGTTACGGTGCCGTCCTCGGTTACGGGGCTGATTTGGAGCGAAGACGGATCGAAGCTAATCTGGCTTTCGAGGAACTCCGGAAAGTGGCTGCGGTTTAGCTCGGCTTCGATGGCGCCCGGTGTGGTGTTCTGGAGCGTGTAAAAACGCTCTACTTGCGGCGCAAAATGTTGGCTGGCGCTGAAAGGAGCCGCTTCCATATCGTTGTACAAGGCCGTGAGGCTGCGTTGCACGCGGCTGCGAATGGCGGCTTCGGTGGTGGCGGGGTCGGGAGCCGGCGCGCCAGGCGTGGCGGCAGCGTTGCCAGCCGCGGCCGAATCGGTGGGCTGAGCCGTTACCGGTATGTTGGGCTGTACCCGAATGGTTTCGGGGGCGGCAACCGGCGGCAGGGTGAGCTGCTCGGCCTGCGGCCCTTCCTCTACCTGAACGGTCGTGGTGTCGGCGGCGGTAATGGAGTTGCTGGTCAGGCGCTCCGACTCGCGGTTGCCCAACAACAAATACCCGATTACAGCCAGCAACGCC includes the following:
- a CDS encoding TonB-dependent receptor; translated protein: MPTNPLLLSCLLAAATPALATPASSLNSLSETPGTTPERGASITGTVLDRSGQPVEGALVSVLNRSTVTDARGAFRLYGLPAGEATVTVTGLSINPITQTLTLENGKAHSLQLTIEESVRELAGVTVTAKATSFAPEVDGTTLTAGKKNEVVQLDKLDANLVMNSSRQVFAKVPGVTVWESDGSGQQINVATRGLSPNRSWEFNTRQNGMDISSDPFGYPEAYYNPPLEAVERIQIIRGGGSLQYGPQFGGLLNYELKRGPRDKKFQFETNNTVGNNGLVSSFNSLGGTVGKVNYYGYFQQRLGGAWRDNSEFNVRNAHANVQFQATSKLRLGAEISHLGYVIQQPGGLTDEQFNRGELRSSSRNRNWFSTPWTVPAFTADYQFSDRTRLSLKTFGLLGERNSIGFTGAVNVADAANPTTGLRANRQIDRDRYRNLGSELRLLTDYGLLGQQHTLAVGVRAFGANLRRQQQGRGDTNADFNLDLQAPRFGRKLHFRTRNYAAFAENIFRMGSRLTFTPGLRLEVIDNEGRGYLSLNADGSENRISQNSRRQVLLYGAGTEYRVTEQTSLYANYSRAFRPVTFGDLTPPATSDVIDPNLRDSNGFNAEVGYRGSWANVLTFDVDAFWLRYDDRIGTLRRAVPGGTAGQTQQFRTNIGTSVHKGLEAYVELDVIHALTGDQSLPHFDVYASSALVDARYTQLRTATLVSGGIQEGDLQNNRVEYAPKYTHRFGGTFAHRGFSATAQLTRVSEVFADANNTVAPNAAATTGRVPGYSVTDASATYRFAKRFTLRAGVNNVFNKYYFTRRAGGYPGPGLLPADGRTWFASVGLKL
- a CDS encoding LysR substrate-binding domain-containing protein; this translates as MSDFRLQVFEAVARHLSFTKAAQELFVTQPAVTKHIRELERSYDQRLFERRGNRVSLTDAGQLLLRYATHVSELHHQLAEQLHTLHDTTAGRLRLGASSTLAQYVIPAVLPGFQARYPRVELTMHIGNSEQIADALLRSQIDLGFVEGQVKNRDLHYELLLHDELVAVRRAAGGPTPVTPLTLGEVLEHPLVLRERGSGTLEVLEFALRAQGIRLAQCRAAIYLDNTEGIKSYLGAAPECIGFVSVRAISKEVAAGQLEVVPVAGLHLSRHFEAVWVQGQPLIKAAQRFLSYAHQELGTTADNFK
- a CDS encoding YeiH family protein, translating into MKLSPPAAHLPAAPADEDCRNHLGFWQRPLRFGQRVVTPQQLLFGLALLLCLSPLGSAPLALALGLGVALLAGNPFPAHTKRYTSQLLQWSVVGLGFGMNAEAAWRAGQEGLLFTVVSILSTLVLGYLVGRWLGIARNTSHLIASGTAICGGSAIAAVGPVVQASDEEMSVALGTVFVLNAIALFAFPLIGEALHLSQHQFGLWAAIAIHDTSSVVGAASHYGDEALQVATTVKLARALWIIPVALGTAALFRSRGARVKPPYFILGFVGAMLLATYVPALQPFAQVLVKLAKVGLTLTLFLIGAGLSRQVLKAVGPRPFLQGVVLWLVISGASLWLIVHTVS
- a CDS encoding RluA family pseudouridine synthase, which produces MKLPAFKDLIIYEDDNYLVINKPPFLATLDERLGTATNILRLAREHYDDVQACHRLDKETSGALALAKNPAAYRHLAMQFEDREVKKVYHAVSWGVHHYEGLRVERNIETTTKGKARLAVTGKPAETLVRTLETYTKHTLFECLPVTGRMHQIRLHLMYLEAPIVGDKMYGGEDFYLSSLKRKFNMKQGEEEQPFIKRFALHARQLSFSGLEGETISVEADYPKDFRVLVDNLRQYS
- the rplM gene encoding 50S ribosomal protein L13, whose amino-acid sequence is MDHLSFKTRSVNKASAEKAWVIVDASAGTLGRVASQIANILRGKHKPSFTPNADCGDNVIVINADKLRVTGRKMTDKIYLRHTGYPGGQRSINLRDKMAKNSASVIEHAVKGMLQGNRLGREQFRNLFVYAGAEHPHEAQQPTEYKLTNL
- the rpsI gene encoding 30S ribosomal protein S9: MEITNTSGRRKTSVARVYVQAGQGNITINDRDAKSYFSNELLEAIVNQPFTTLDAVGKYDVRVNVRGGGISAQAEAIRLAISKALVAENAEVRPALKKEGFLTRDPRMVERKKYGKRKARRSFQFSKR
- the rpsB gene encoding 30S ribosomal protein S2, which gives rise to MALPTYKDLLDAGAHFGHLTRKWDPKMAPYIFMEKNGIHIIDLNKTLASLDQASSAIRNIAKSGRKIMFVATKKQAQEIVSDEAKRLKMPYVTDRWLGGMLTNFATVRKSLKKMSTIDKMVKENTAYAAIAKRERLMLSREREKLERVLGGIADLSRLPAALFIVDVKREHIAVKEAQKLGIPVFAICDTNSNPELVDFPIPANDDASKSVQLIINTIGKAIEEGLSERKVDKEDADRKQAEEEGIQEKQNADE
- the tsf gene encoding translation elongation factor Ts, whose translation is MAITAQDVNKLRAMTGAGMMDCKKALTEANGDFEQAKDILRKQGQKIADKRSENTTAEGLVLASVSEDGTTGKLVALACETEPVAKVADFKALAQLAIDSAVKSNAATKEDLLAATQEDGRSLQEHITDLMGKIGEKIDVVAYESLTAEKVASYIHSDNKKGVLVALKNTGGVDVAGVGRDVAMQIVAMKPVAVDKDGVDSATVEREIEIGKEQARAEGKPEAMLEKIAQGKLNKFYKENTLLNQEFVKDSSVTIAQLLDKTSKGMTVTDFKRVAIGA
- a CDS encoding DUF3089 domain-containing protein, with protein sequence MNSSIRFLGAWLLLLATALGGCIKVIKPPGEYARRAPAVAPDYSLPANWAALPTRRDSADAVPRNSGLRDGQATAPADVFFVHLTTLIQPKAWNGDLGDAQLNRFTDQFSIRKQASVFNAAGRVYAPRYRQAALYAFFDSTANGKQALALAYADVKAAFDYYLKHYNQGRPIILAGHSQGTYHAQRLLREFFDNDPELRKRLVAAYLVGLKVQPSSYRVIRPCQDSLQTGCYVSWNAAEWGIEYPPYAGATAVNPLTWTTDTARTPSSLNRGSVPYTFDRIDANIADAKVHDGILWVHPPKPQGYVRFYLPGRAELRHSFHIVDYGLYYLSVRRNAVARVQAWQRLQSH
- a CDS encoding SHOCT domain-containing protein is translated as MDKNDASPLDTLRQLKEWLDAGTITPQEFETLKRKLLFSENPPAAPSPPPTAAAPAAPVAPPTPSVVPPAAASVPPVVEHHVTPPPVEEPLLPPVVTDEPAARVEPVVLRQDHFRREPIAPPPGPAVPVADEEPFDGPAEEPRRQPLATVLIVAGVLALLAVIGYLLLGNRESERLTSNSITAADTTTVQVEEGPQAEQLTLPPVAAPETIRVQPNIPVTAQPTDSAAAGNAAATPGAPAPDPATTEAAIRSRVQRSLTALYNDMEAAPFSASQHFAPQVERFYTLQNTTPGAIEAELNRSHFPEFLESQISFDPSSLQISPVTEDGTVTVTYNERGRSLRKSRNQYQQTVAQVRARLDRNGKLTYFRQERLLENTFTDAAPTPAATETSPPQE